DNA sequence from the Nitrospirota bacterium genome:
CCGTATGCGGTCTCCTTTACCGCTATTTGCTGTGTCTCACCCTCTCCTCTTCCTGTATAGCCGGAAAGTCCGAGATTGAACCCTTTGACAGGGGAGATGCTGACCCTTCCAACAATATCCTTTTTCCCGTTGTTGTCCCCCTTGTTGATGCCGGCCCCATTGATCAGGGCCAATCCATAGGTAAGGCCGCGAAACTTCTTAATGCCTCCGTCAATCCTTATCCCGATGTCTCTGAAACTTCCCCCCTGTGTCCCCAATTTCCCGGCGATATCATTAATGGACTCCGCCCTTAAGACAGGGACCCTGTCCGGCGTCCCCTCGTACCCTTCTAAGGTAAATGGGTACTTTAGCTGTCCAAGGGTTATAGTGGTGAGAGGATGCAGCTTATAAATTATATACCCATCCCACAGCTTAACACTTGCCGGACCGCTGGCCGGGCTCGGGCCGTCAAAATTCCCTGTTACCCTGTATCCGATCTGATCTGTTAAGTTCCCCTTCACATCAATCCTTGCCCTTCTGATGCGGAACTCGTTGTCCACCTTCTTCGCCTCTGTCGTCTGGTTTGAAAGGTCACTTTGATCCGACCGGTACCACCCCTCGACATAACCTGCCACCCCTGGTATTAACTCACTCGCTCCCGCCTCTCCGGTTTTACCCGTATCCTGGGCTGCAGCATTGCCTGTTAAAAAGGAGAACATCGTAAACAAGATCGTTAAATAAACAGCTCCTGCAAATCTCAACTGGTACAGCATGTTCAACTGCCCCCTTTCATCGGGCGTTATCGTTAACAAAGCATAACGATTGATAAATCAATATTTATATCTTTACTTTTAACACCTCTTTTTCTAAAAAGCTCTTGAATCTGGCATGCAGTTCCCGGAATACCGATACAGCTCTATCACCTGCAGCAGTCAGCATCGCACCTCCACCTCCTTTGCCCCCGGTGGCTGTCTCAATAAGAGGCTTCCTTGCCTGCTTGTTAATGGAATCAACTAGTTCCCATGCATGCCTGTAAGACATATCCATTGATTTTGCCGCCTCTGATATGGAGCCATATTCTTTAATCCTCTCAAGCAGGATAACTCTGCCATATCCCAGAAATGTTCCGTTCTTTCCCTCGATCCATATCCTTCCCTTTCACTCATATTCATCTCTCTTAACAGAGCTGTCTGCAGGGCTTCTTTTTTTACCGGATGGTTTTAAATCAGGTCTTGATACTTTCATGTACGTAATATACAGATGGGAATAACCCTTGTCAAGTGCGCATGTCTTTTAACGTATAACATATCCTCATAATTGTAGACAATTTATTTGGAGACAACTCCTGTTAACCCTTTTGCGATAAGGGAAGCAAGGTTTGCAAGAATGCGCGGCAGTGCAAGGCCTCCTGGAGAGGCAAGATATTTAGGTTCCCACTCAGGGTCATATTTTTCTTTATATTCACGAAGGCCCTGAAAATTATAAAAGTGTTCACCGTGACGAAATACAAATGCTCCCAGTTTATTCCAGAGAGGGGCAAGGGCATGGGCTTCAAAACCTGACAAAGGGGCCATCCCAAGATTAAACCAGTTATATCCTTCGTTTTTTCCCCAAAGCATAATTTCTATAAAAAGATAATCCATAAGACCATTAGGGGCATCAGGAATATGCCGCATTAAATCAATTGAAAGTTCTTCCTTTTCACCTCCACACCATATGTTGGCAAATGCCATAATACTGTTA
Encoded proteins:
- a CDS encoding LysR family transcriptional regulator, which produces MWIEGKNGTFLGYGRVILLERIKEYGSISEAAKSMDMSYRHAWELVDSINKQARKPLIETATGGKGGGGAMLTAAGDRAVSVFRELHARFKSFLEKEVLKVKI